The DNA region TTGAAATGAACCACGACCAGAAAGACGCCCCCCCAGTTTCAACCCATCGAGTGTGGAAAATGAAGGAAGGTTTTGTGCTGTTGATATCGTGGACTGAGTTAACATTTACTAGAAAGGAGGACAGATCACCCTCGTTTCATTAGTCATGCGGGCGGTGTGCATGCATTAACAACAGAAAACCTTGTGTCATCAATCCCAGCTGCCGAGACTCGGCCCCCCGTTCCTAAGGTTGCCCCCTCTCCCCGCAGACACGTGAAGTGGTGAGGGCCTGAATCGGCTTtttctggggttggggttagaAGCTAGTGCAGCGTTAGCCCGGgcgtttttctttcttaCCCCTCTTGTCTTCGCTTCGTGCCAAGAGAATACCCAGAAGGCTTGATCGTGGGTAGTCAATTGTCAGCATtttgaggaaaaggaaagacAAGAGATaatgggtgggtggtggatggattATTCGTTGCTAGAGCCGACAGGTTGGCAACTCATCATTCACTGCCTCCTTTTTGGTTGGGAATTTgaaggatgggatggaaaaccgccccttcccccccgcGGTTCGTCTTGTTCCCTCTCTCACCGCCGTCGCAGCGCATGATCATCGTTGATCATGGGCTTCCAGCTCCGGCACTGGAACTCTTCGTCTGGTGTGCGTGGTGGAGTTGAAAGGTCCCTGACGTAGGTAGGTACCCTACACACCGAGTAGGGTTGGGCGATCTCATCAGGTGCCAGATAAGTTATCgcccatctcatcatcaggACGGTCGGTTGTCTATAACACCCGCTGGTGGTAAGGGGGGGGGCGCTTCTTATCGAGATCTTAATGAACCTCTCCCCATAATCTCACGAACCATcacatcaccgccgccagaTGTGAAGCAAGGGTTCACAACAGCAGCGTCACGAACGGGGGCCCCACAGAAAACCTGGCCGTGCCGCcggggagaaggaaggtgCCCGGTAGAAGCGTGTGAGATCGAATCGTTCGGCGGAGAGCGCGGCCCATCTCAAACAAGCCAGGCCCagttttatttttttatcTCCTTCCTACCGGCGGCATGGGCACggtttttttgttggttgGATGCACACACCCTTCATTTCGTTAGTGCAGCCCCGCTTTTTGGGGGGCGTgtgggtgggggtgggtggattGATTTTGACGACTTTTTGATTGATCATTTTTTCCCCCGGCTTGGCTTCTGGCTTGATATGGGAGGTGTGGATTCACCTCACCTTGGGGAACTCACCGAGGTGAGAGATaagggggaaagggacgGATGGATGTGTACGACGATGACACTGGAACAACAACGGGAACGGAGATGACGATGGTCTGGATCAAATGTGAGAGAGGTTTGGTTGCCGAAACTCGAAGATGGGATTTGGTATGTATGGAACGGTGATACAGGGCATGTGCTATGCAACGCACGGGTTTTGTTTCTCTTTACAAgagtttcttttttgttgctgttacACAGAGAGGAGATGCAGGGTGTCATATGGGGTTGGATGTTGGTTTCTCCCTTTTGTTCACCGGAAACCGCTCCCTCGAGGGTTGACTGTCATGTCAGcagcttgaggaggagaggttgtgtGACGGGCAAGTGGAACGGGGGAAAGGCTTGTCTTTTTGGTCCCTTGACACAGGTGACAGACAGACTGGATGTCATGAGTGTGATGGGGTATGCGTGCTACGGTATGATATCCGAAATAGATGCCGTGTGCTGCTTGTTTGTGGCTCGAAGATTTAGTTTCAGCGCTGTCTTTCGGTTGGTGATTTGGTGTCTCAGTGCCACTGTCATACTGTCATACGCGGATTTTGCCTTCCTCCGGCGATGGGGCCAACCTACCTGGGTAGGTTCTGAAAGTAATGATAATTAAGATAAATATAAGCATCTTGCCCTAGATCACTATTTCGTTAAGCCTCCTGCTGAGTGAAGATCCATCTTTAGTCCATGTACACCATCACCGCACATATCAACACCTCAGTCCCGAGTCTAACCGACTCAGTGGACCAACAACACATGTTCTTTGCTGTCACGTCAGGACGTGTGAAACTCGCACATCGATCAATGTTCCCGAGGCGGTTCTACACCCATAGCACAGCCATGACCTGAAGCTAGAGTCTCGGAAAAAGATTCCTCAAACTTGACCAAGAAGCAGTCGAAAAGGGAACTTTATCCATGAAGTTTAGGTTGTTTTACAAGCACAAGCTCACACTCCATGGTGGAATGTGACAGGTAAACCGCCTGCCACCTGCTACTAGGGGCAACACCACATCAAATGACCGAACAACAGTGACACCTTACAAAGACTAACCACACTCACACGTTCTGGCGATCATCTCCCTGCCCAATAAGGCAAATAAAACACCGTCTATAAGACGCGGCCAGCATATCAGGCcagcacccccaacccacgTTCTCCCATCTGCCCGAATCCTCACCAGCCGGACAGTTTCCTTCtgcacctccccatccatcgATCTGATCCGTAGCATTAAACGGCGCGGCCTTCCCACCaagcctacctacctagccaGATCTAACCAGGTTGACTTGACCCTTCCGGCCAGCCCAGCACCCGGCCGAAACCTACAAGGCCACATGCAACCCCTCCAGGGCCGCAGCAACCATGATGTCATTGGCCGCTAGGCCGTCAAGCAGGCCGGTAGGAAGCGATCGGgtgtggtttgtttgtgAGCTTGACAAGCCAGGATGCAGTAGCTTGCCGTGATCAAGCAGTGTGCTTGTTCGGGGATGCGTAGATAGTTATACTGAATATGCCCACGCCGCAATGTGTTATTGTTGTTTTTGAGATATCGTAAGAAGTGAGAGACTAAGACAGGCTCTCCGCCGCTTGCAACGACAACTTatggttgttgctgttcaCGATAGTTACCAAGTGTCAAAAAGCCCAGGCGAAACACAGGGTATGGGATCTTCCAAGTTTGTCAACAGCATATAGTACAGTCATCCCTCCATTATATGAATAACAACTACGAAAGTTAACAAGGTATTTCCTCCTACCTACCGCCCAATTCCGTTTCTTTGATAAACCTCCAACTCCATGAACCATAAAAAGATCTTCTGTTCGCTCCGTTGGCTTACAAAAAGAATGCGAATAAAATTAAGGGGGTAGTAATCAGTCATTAAAACGTTTCCAACCTCCTTTttgcccttctcctccatcatcacctccacTTTCTATCTTCTCTCCGGTATTCATAACTTCTCACTATAGTGCTTATAACCACTCTATTTGTGGTCATCTCCATCAGGGTTATACGATGTCTCCCCCAGTATCTCTCCTCCACTCTGCACCGTCATGGTCTTTTGCGCTCCAGCTTGCGGTTGGCTCTGTACTGTTGGTCCCGTCGCCGAGGGAATAGGAGGAACAACcgctggtggaggcggtgcGTTCGACGCCCTGGCCGCCGCATTCGCCGTGGCAGCGTGTAGTCGCTGATCAAGCGCCTTCAACGCCAGAGCTCTCCTCCTTTCAGCTTCGGCGCGAGCACTACCCGGCACACCGCGCTGAGCaaagttgtggtggtggtggtctcccCGGGCGGCTGATACATCAGCAGCGCTGAAGGGTGTGCAAAGGCGCATAGCAACGAGGACGTTGAACACATGATCTGAGATGCTCGAGGCCAGAGGCCGGACGGGGCCGGGGAAGAACTGGGCGAACGCAAAAGTCTCACTGGCGTCGCCGCGGAGGTGGGCGGGTTGCGACGCATCGAGATCGGGGAAGACGGGCTTATAGAAGCGGAGGTAGGTCCAGCTTACGATGAGGCCAtagatggcgaggaggaacgAAGCGGCGGTGAGCATCGGGGTGAGGCAGAAGAGGGTGACGAGGCCGATGTAAAGGAGGGGAAATCGAGGTACCCGCAGGGAGAGGATGCCCCTGAAGAGGGTTACGGTGTGTGCGGGGACAAGCTGGCTGAAGGcgacgaggaaggagatCTGGATGGGGATGGTTCCGGCGATGGTCATGAGCCTGTGTAGAGGTGGTTAGCCTTTGGTCATGCGCTCTGGTATAGCCGCTCAAGTGGTAACATACGTCCACCCCTCATTTCTCGTCagggcaaagaagaagatggtggtagCAAAGACCAAGGCATTTGGCACAAGGGAAACGATGAGCAGGAACTTGGCAAGCTCTCGGCCTGACCAGGCACGTTCGAGGTAGCGGCCGCCATGGTAGAGTGTGAAGCCGGCAATGCTCAGGGTGAAGATGTTGCTCTCGACTAGTGTCGTCGTCAAAAAGGTCCAGGGGTAGACCAGTGATAGCTGTGGGATCAGGTTCAGATATGGGATAACGATTTCAGAGTTGGCCGTCCATTGTCGGTATCGTATAGCGGCGCTCAGCACTGACTGGACAAGCAGCACGATGAGGCAGATGCGCGTTACTGGCGGGATGTTTATTCGGGGCGGCATGGTGGGTGTTGACCTTTGGGTACTCCGTACTTTTTTTTAATCCGACGGCTTGTCTAAGGTGGTGCTCCTATCGCGCCTTCGTGTCTTGACGTCGGGCCCTCCCGTTTGCCGGAGTTTTTCCAGGCTTGGGAAAGGATTCAGGGCGGTTCGTGCCTCAGGCGCCCAGGCTGCCGCTCCTCAGGGTTGGCAGGCTGGCAGGGTTCGCCCGCCCGAACACAACACGAGGACCCAGGTTGTTTCATGCAGGCCCCTGCACAAAGAAGGAGTGGGGACGACATCTGAGATTGCGCACGAGCCATCCAACTTCAGTTGTCCACGCCATCTCATCTCGGGCGGCACGAGCACGAGCGGTCAAGCCAGAGGTCAGAGTGAGGAATCTGGAAGGTCGAAGGTCAAGCCCAACATGGGTGGTTTTCTTGTCATTTTCAATTTCATTTTCGTTTTTCCTCACATCACCGAGGACAGCTCATTTTCGACGGGAATTTATCTCATCATGGTAAGAAATCAGACATCGTTTGGTGGCATCTGCAGGGCTTGCGacaccacacacacgcacacacatCAATGCCCCGCTCCGCAGATCGTACGCCACCTCGGTCGAAGGCGTCCGTTGCATTCAATATTTGGACACTGCTTTCGTAACTTGTGCCACTCTGTCATCCTCTTATCCTACTGTAATGTAGGGTTTGTTGGGCCGTACTGCGGTAAGCAACGCAGTCATCTCGAGTTGATCTTATTTACAAAACCTCACAGGACGGATAAGGCGGGGTGTGTGATGGGGGGGTCACTAGGGAGCCTCCTTTCGACCCCGTTGAAGCTGGTTGCAGTCCAGTGGCACTGGTGCCTGCGggtgcttcttgttgatcTCTCGTTGCTGCCACTGGGCGGCGGACGCAACTCGATCTTCTTTTCACAAGGTTTCATTTTGAAATTCGAGCCCGCCTCTTCAGGCTCGCTGCATGTCGAGATACCTGTCTCGGATACAAagcggtggtgggagcaTCAGTACTGGTACCTCCCAGAAGCAGCCAGCACCATACAAAACCCATGTCACGATGCAACAATGGTGTCCAATCAGCATTCCCCGCACAGCAAGATCGAAAACCCCGGATCATGAACCCTGGCTCTGCCCAGAACACCACGACACACTGGCTCTGGCCGAATTTGGTTGGTCAAAATTCCGGAAGGCCTGTTGATTGTTCTTTGCAGCagtctcctcccctcccctcccctccccgcgcCCTCAGCTACTGTTGGATGAATAACGGTACACTAGGTGCCACGATGCTCCGGAGAAGGAAACACAGGCAGGATACGTTCTGATGGGCtttgattgattgattgcCTGCAGCAGCACCGCTCAACTGCCCGCGCCGCCGATCTGCATCGGGTCCTTGGAAGATGACCGGTGTTCGGTTGCTGTCCACAACGTACAGCACCACGGCGCCAGGGGCTGTATTTCACGGTCGGCCACATCATTCTTGTGCCGCACAAAGAAGCGCGACACAACGGCCTGCAGAGCCTAATTGGGAGCTTGTGCATCGAACAAGGGCGGCACCAGGCCTCCGTTTAGTAGCGAAGAGGCGGGGGCCATGCTCGAAGTTCGGCCACGATGATGACGGTATGTGTCAAGTGGCGCCGGCGGGCCATGGACTGGCAcactggtggtgggagataAGTTATGGATTGATTGGTCTCGGCAAAGCACCACGTTTCGATTAATTGCAGTACCTCCCTTCCCGCTCACCTTTCCCTTCCATTCTCTCCAAATTATGCACAGGCGAGATGGCATCAGATCTGGCCAAGTCGAGTGTCGATTTGACGCAACCGCACACAGGGTAAGATGGAATACGGAACCCGGCCATGGCCGTGCTGGACAGGACAAGCTGAGCTGAGGTTGGCTTTGTGTTAGTTCCAGCAGGGACAGGATGTCATGTACCGTTCCGTAAAACTGTATTCCGCAGCCGGCGTAAACCTAGCCAGCCACGGTAATGTTGGTATTGGTGTGGGTTCAATCCGAAGAACGGGTTTCGGTCGCACGCTTGCGCGAGGCCAGGAAAGCCCTGCGACATTATTTACCGTGTGTATCATTTTGGCCCCAGAGCACCTCCAGATAGCTTCTTTGTGCGTGAAACTCGCAGGCCAGCGGGTGGCACACAGTTAATTGCTTGCCATCAGCAACCTGCGATGTTATCGTGGGAGACCTGGATAGGCCCTACACGGGGCAAGGGCAGAAAAAAGAG from Podospora pseudocomata strain CBS 415.72m chromosome 3, whole genome shotgun sequence includes:
- a CDS encoding hypothetical protein (COG:S; EggNog:ENOG503NVED), with the translated sequence MPPRINIPPVTRICLIVLLVQSVLSAAIRYRQWTANSEIVIPYLNLIPQLSLVYPWTFLTTTLVESNIFTLSIAGFTLYHGGRYLERAWSGRELAKFLLIVSLVPNALVFATTIFFFALTRNEGWTLMTIAGTIPIQISFLVAFSQLVPAHTVTLFRGILSLRVPRFPLLYIGLVTLFCLTPMLTAASFLLAIYGLIVSWTYLRFYKPVFPDLDASQPAHLRGDASETFAFAQFFPGPVRPLASSISDHVFNVLVAMRLCTPFSAADVSAARGDHHHHNFAQRGVPGSARAEAERRRALALKALDQRLHAATANAAARASNAPPPPAVVPPIPSATGPTVQSQPQAGAQKTMTVQSGGEILGETSYNPDGDDHK